In Glycine max cultivar Williams 82 chromosome 15, Glycine_max_v4.0, whole genome shotgun sequence, the DNA window aaGAATCATACAAATAGAAGGTTTATTCTTGCGGCTACACTTTTGATCAAAACAGTTTTACTAATTCCAACCATTTTTTTGAAACAGAAATTCCAACCATTATATTATTAtggaataatataatttaaacttaaatgaTCATTTTATTTCACCATTTAATCTAATTTAGAAGCCAATATTGACCTATTGTTTATTTCGTTTAAATACCAACAAAAGGCATGTGCTTCAACGTAATTTGGAAGCCAAAGTTCggaaaatcaatataaatacCAAAAGACAAACAGAGCGCTGAGCAAAATTAAGAGAACGtaaatattgttaatattaaaataggAATGGTGCAGTTATAGTGAAGAAATTGTCTGGTAGTAGGAGGAAACAAAATCCACAAAATattcaactttttaaaaaataaagatgaatatAAAAGTACTTATTTGTCGAAGTCAAAGTCGGTGTTGTTGTTGTCCCATTCGATGGTTTTCCTGATGAGCAGTTCCCATGCATGCTGATGAAAACGGTAGTAGAAAGCTACCTCATCTCCGggtcttaaatttttttcatgaatcaGGTTGAAACATGGTTCTGTAATAGCTGGCATGTCATTGTGGATGCTGAGTGGCCATTGGGTGGATTTTGGAAGTCCGTGGTGGATGGTAATACTTTTTTTTGAGCCATAGACAAATTTCGAAGCTGCTGCAGGAAGTATCTGTATCAtcaagacaaaggatggttaaaaaaattgatgaggaAACAACGGCAAACTATGATAGATTGAAAAAAGTGTAGTATAACGCACCAAAGGCAGGTTCTGCTATAGCATATCATGTGTGATATCAGTTGTGAAAATGTATCTTCTTCTATATATAATGGGCTTTTAGGCTGGAGTGGTGGTGTGTAGGTCCGTCAATATGAACCATGAAGTGGTATTTTTGTCACCGGCAACCAAACGTAGAATGACGCTTTCGTTGAGGTTGTGTGCCTTTCTAAAATCATTTAAGCCATCAGCAAAAAAGCATTTAGTACCATGTGTTCTTACCCAAATGAAATGTATCTCGCCATCGCAgtggaataaaacatatttggggTAATTCCAAAGCCATTGTCTGTGATAAGAGAAAGGAACTTGCAGAAGGTTCTGCAGGCAAAGAAAGTAAGGCAAggtagttgaaaaaaaatggaaatgcaGTTAAGTAGAAAATGGTTTTTATGTGAAATGTTACCTTTTGAACTCTGAAGGGTGCGGTGAATCTTATGTTGTCCATTGCATCGCGTGGGAACTATACGAATAATGTGAAAATATTAAGTaaccaaaggaatagaggaaacaaatataagaaagatgaaaatgagAAGCAGAGGAAATAAATTACAATAGTGGAGCGTGATGCGGAAGTGGCCATAAGGATGCAAAGAAGATGAATAGGGAGTGTAGTTTGTTTTGGCAGGATGCGAAGAAGATGAATAGGAAGTGCAACATAGATAGATATATGTGTATAGAAGTGTTGTAAGTGGCGGTGGTGTTATATCGATATAATGACcgatttaattaacaaattaaatggtGACTCTTTGTTGTTGAACAATACATTCTTTTTAagactttttattatttattaattaaaatgacttaacaatcttttaatttatgtaaaataagttagctatttttaatctataaaaaaatatcattcatctTCATAGTCTAAAAAGTTATCGTCATTATTTTAAAGAGAAACATAATTATgtagtataaaataatagtattttaaaattattattaaaatataattaatatttattttgagatggAAGAAGTAggtcattaagaaagagaaagttGTGAAAAGTCACAACCCTATACAGCGCTGACGTCTCCCGATAATGATTATATTTCATGTAGTATAGGGAGATACAACTGAAGTAATTGTCTTAGTGCATTTATTACGATGGTGCCTTAGTGGTGTAAGTTTTATGTGGGATGGGaaagcagtttttttttttgtagacaAAGTGGAAGTTCAGAAGGCAATCCAATAGCAAAGTAAGCAGGGATATTAAGCATGTAGGAAGTGTGTACGTATCGGGAAAAGTAAGGGTTTAGCAGTAATTGTGCAGTGTATTTATTAGGAATACGAATTCGTTGGTGTAATTTTAATTTGGCAGTGAATATAAGTTGTATTTATTTGTAGACTAAGTGGAAGTTCAAAATGTAATCGTATAGGACTGGAAGCACGAATACAAGTTGTGGATGGTTGGTCCAGGACTCCAGGGACTTCGAAaacattttcattaaattaaatcatattaaataaaaaaggattgaaGTTGCATTTATTTGTAGACTAAGTGTAAGTTTAAAAACCAATCGTATAGGAGTGTAAGCACGAATACAAAATGTGCAGGGGTGGTCCAGGGAGTTCGAAAACATTTTCGTTAaatcacattaaataaaaaaggatttcaatttaattaaccaTAATATGGATTTGTATGTGTATTTCGTAAATAATTGTATGATTTGcagttatataaataaattaccatgaaataaacaatttgatATTGACCatgtaatataaattttcaGATAACATCTgtagtattaaataaatttgttgaagttGCATTGAATTCCCCGAAGTCAATATAGCAATTTTGGAATGCAACAGCATACATGGTACATGTGTTATATGTCAGActgaataaaacaaacaaacaaaaaggtgTAATTAATGCGACAACATAATTGTATTGTATGATGGAAGGATACCTGTTTATAAATTGGCAAAGACTTCGTCGTAAAAACCATtagtgataatattttttggattacCGTCATTTTCATGTATGAGAATATGAAGTTCATCTTTGTTTTTAACCCTTGAGAGTGCAACATATAGTTGGCCATGACTAAAAACTGGGTGTGGCAAATACAGTCCTATGTGGTGTAATGATTGTCCCTGAGATTTGTTTATAGTCATAGCATAAGAAACTATGAATGGAAACTGCCTCCTGATAAGTTTGAATGACCATGGAGATTCAGAAGGAGACATATTTATTCTGGGTATGTATGTCCTATTTCCTGTATTAGGCCCAGTAATTACTTCAGCCTCAATCACATTAGATCCGAGTTTGGTGATAATGAGCCTAGTTCCATTGCACAGGCCATCAGTCTGGTCGAGATTTCGTATTAGCATGATTGGAGTTCTGAccttaagttttaatttatgattaggTATACCTGATGTTTGCAATGAATACAAAAATTCAGGTGGCAATAATGCGAAAGCAAGATTGAGCAATTCATCTGATTTATCAATACTATCTGCGCTGCAATACTCCTTTTTGTTATTGGGTATAAGTGATTAGGTCCCAAATGTATGATGCATTTATAGATGCATGGACGATGTTTGAGCGATTACCTTTTGGAACAATTGGCAAGATCTGTCGGAAATCTCCACCAAAAACGATAATTTTCCCTCCGACAAGCAGATTGTTTTGCATGATGTCTTTAAGGCTTTTATCTAGTGCCTCAAATGCAAATTTGTGACACATTGGAGCTTCATCACAGACTATTAGTTTTGTAACCTTTAATAATTCAGCTAAGTCACTGCCTTGATGAATATTGCATGTTGAATTTTGTGTTGCAGGGACTGGTATAGAAAATTTGGAATGTGCGGTCCGACAACCAGGCAAGAGTAATGAAGCAATTCCACTTGAAGCAACTGTACAAACAATTCCACCATTGGAGCGTATACTAGATGATAAGGTTGTCCAAACAAATGTTTTGCCAGTTCCACCATATCCATAGAGAAAGTAAACTGCAGCTGATtgagtgttaactacacacataATGGTATCAACAATAGTTTTTTGCTCATCTGtaattatatattcacatattaaCAAATAGTAATATATACTATTGTGATTAAGGATTTGCTATATCAAATGTGTCATAATTTGTGAATACCTGTGAGCAATTGGTATGTCGTGTTGTATTGTTCTGCTAGAATTTCTTTGTCATATGCCATTTCATTATGGATCAGATTATTATGATGTTGGTTTCGTGCATATCCTATTGGGTATGGCATGGATGGAAAATCTCGCAAGCTCCTTCTGTTGGCTTGTAGCATATTCTCAATCTCAGTTAAACATAAATGAATTGTTTCCTTTTCAGTAAGGCGAATACCTGtgattagtaaaataataaacataatgatTATGAGTAAACAATACttatttagaatatataaaatcaCCTTGTTTTCTATGATTGAATATGATATCATCTGCCATCCATTGTCATGTCTGTTGCCAAACATATTCTGGTTTGTCCATGGTGTTCATAAATAAAAGCTTGacaaatagttttcttaggtaGTGTGCAGTACCCCAATTATTAGCTTCCTGTAAAGCACTAATAAATTCTTG includes these proteins:
- the LOC112999609 gene encoding ATP-dependent DNA helicase pif1-like, giving the protein MPSTAKGAQSYSDIRTVNGIRLTEKETIHLCLTEIENMLQANRRSLRDFPSMPYPIGYARNQHHNNLIHNEMQILNHNSIYYYLLICEYIITDEQKTIVDTIMCVVNTQSAAVYFLYGYGGTGKTFVWTTLSSSIRSNGGIVCTVASSGIASLLLPGCRTAHSKFSIPVPATQNSTCNIHQGSDLAELLKVTKLIVCDEAPMCHKFAFEALDKSLKDIMQNNLLVGGKIIVFGGDFRQILPIVPKGNRSNIVHASINASYIWDLITYTQ